One Elgaria multicarinata webbii isolate HBS135686 ecotype San Diego chromosome 7, rElgMul1.1.pri, whole genome shotgun sequence DNA window includes the following coding sequences:
- the LOC134401994 gene encoding mas-related G-protein coupled receptor member H-like, whose protein sequence is MGDDNISSSGDFKSAYPSINGSAGIGDPINITNELPLSNLSQHLINSFIVLTCLLGLVGNGFLIWLLGFLMKRNPFTTYILNLSIADFGVLISLLATSTFRIVADLYNRNYVLSVFFLLFLELFFFMYSTGQFLLAAISIDRCVAVLFPLWHRCHRPPRLSTIVCSLIWILSFLLSGIHFTLQMTGSFGNAPLCFQLIVNALLCMPLMLISTLTLFIHVCCKSKQRQQGMLVMAILLAVLFFLLFAFPMNALYVIHSFYAPHHSLMVTGFVCASLNSSINPLIYFFIGRRQKKGQPRVSMKAAFQRVFRDEQDSVEDQYTTSTTKA, encoded by the coding sequence ATGGGTGACGATAACATTAGTTCTTCTGGAGACTTTAAATCTGCTTATCCTAGCATCAATGGGAGTGCTGGAATTGGAGATCCAATTAACATCACAAATGAGCTTCCCCTCAGTAATTTATCACAGCATCTTATCAACAGCTTCATTGTATTGACTTGCTTGTTGGGGCTGGTGGGAAATGGATTTCTCATTTGGCTTCTTGGCTTCCTCATGAAGAGGAATCCTTTCACCACCTACATCTTGAACCTCTCCATTGCTGACTTCGGTGTGCTCATCTCACTCCTCGCTACCTCTACATTTAGGATTGTGGCAGATCTGTATAATAGAAATTatgttctctctgtgttttttctATTATTTCTTGAACTCTTTTTCTTCATGTATTCTACTGGTCAATTTCTCCTGGCCGCCATCAGCATCGACAGGTGTGTGGCTGTCCTCTTCCCACTTTGGCATCGATGCCACCGGCCACCACGCTTATCCACCATTGTGTGTTCTCTGATATGGATCCTCTCCTTCCTGCTCTCTGGAATTCACTTCACTCTCCAAATGACTGGGAGCTTTGGAAATGCCCCACTATGTTTTCAGCTTATAGTGAATGCTCTGCTTTGCATGCCTCTCATGCTCATCTCCACACTGACCTTATTCATCCACGTCTGCTGTAAATCAAAACAACGCCAGCAGGGAATGCTTGTCATGGCCATCTTGCTGGcagtcctcttcttcctcctttttgcctttccAATGAATGCTCTCTATGTAATTCACTCTTTTTACGCTCCACATCACAGCCTCATGGTAACTGGTTTTGTCTGTGCCTCTCTGAACAGTAGCATCAACCCACTGATATATTTCTTCATTGGGAGAAGACAGAAGAAGGGCCAGCCCAGGGTGTCCATGAAGGCAGCCTTCCAGAGAGTTTTCAGGGATGAGCAAGACAGTGTAGAAGACCAGTATACCACAAGTACAACCAAGGCATGA